The genomic segment TCAATGGTGAACGTCTGTTCATGATGCCAGCCGAGGATGTATATGGTCTGGCCCCGGGCGCCCTGGTGACGCCCGAGGAACCGCCCCCCACCCCACCACGGGTCAATCATCCGGTCCCACTCCAGCGTCGACTGCGGGACCGAGCCAAGCACTTGCCCGTGGGGGATGGACTGCTGGGCCGAGTGCTCGATGGCAACGGCCGTCCTCTGGACACCCTGGGGGCACTGGACAGCCGGGACTCACGCTCCCTGGCCAGCCGTCCCCTGAATCCACTGCTACGGGAACCCATACGACACAGCATGGACGTAGGCATCCGCGCCATCAATTCACTGCTCACGGTAGGCAGGGGACAGCGCCTGGGCCTGTTTGCCGGATCCGGGGTGGGCAAGAGCGTACTGCTGGGGATGATGGCCCGTTACACGGAGGCCGAGGTGATCGTGGTCGGCCTGATCGGCGAGCGGGGTCGTGAAGTCAAGGAGTTCATCGAGCAGAACCTGGGGGCCGAGGGCCTGGCCCGTTCGGTGGTGGTGGCCGCACCCGCTGATGTCAGTCCCCTGATGCGTCTGCAGGGGGCCTCCTACGCCACGGCCATTGCCGAGTATTTCCGTGATCAGGGGCGCCAGGTGCTTCTGATCATGGACTCCCTCACCCGTTATGCCATGGCCCAGCGGGAAATCGCCCTGGCCATCGGCGAGCCGCCGGTAACCCGGGGCTACCCGCCCTCGGTCTTCGCCCGCCTGCCGGCCCTGGTGGAACGGGCGGGCAACGGTCCAGAGGGGGGCGGCTCGATTACGGCCTTCTATACCGTGCTGGCCGAGGGCGACGATCAGCAGGACCCCATCGCCGATTCGGCCCGGGCCATTCTCGACGGCCATATCGTGCTGAATCGCAGCCTGGCCGACGCGGGCCATTATCCGGCCATCGATATCGAGCAATCCATTTCCCGGGCCATGACCAACCTGATTGACGATAAGCACCTGGAGCAGGTACGCCAGTTCAAGCAACTGTATTCCCGCTATCAGCGCGCCCGGGACCTTCTCGCGGTCGGGGCCTATGCCGCTGGCTCCGATCCCCTGCTGGACCGAGCCATCGCCCTCTATCCCCGACTGGAAGCCTTTCTCCAGCAGGGCATTGGCGAACGAGCCGACTATCGTGCTAGCCGCTCTGCCCTCAACGGTCTATTCTCCTAGCTTGATGCCAACCTCTGTCAGGTGGCCGTGAAGGCCCATGAGCACACGTTTCCCTTTGCAGACCCTGCTGGACCTGTCTCAGATGCGGCTGGACGAGACCACCCGTCGGCTCGGCGAATTGATCGCCGGTGAGCAGGAGGCCGCACAGCGCCTGGAAATGCTGATCCAGTACCGGGCCGAGTACAACGGCCGTTTCATAGAGGCCGCGCAGAATGGCCTGGGGCGGGATCAGTGGCGCAACTTCCAATCCTTTCTGGATCGTCTGGATACTGCCATCGACCAAGCCCGTGACGCGGTTAGCCTCTCCCAGCAGCGCACTGCTGCGGGCCAGCAGGAGTGGTTGAGCAAGCGTGGACAGGTAAAAGCCTACGATACGCTGGCCGAACGCCATGAAGACCGGCAACGCCATGCCGAGCACCGCCAGGACCAGAAGGCGCAGGACGAGCACGCGGCACGCCGACCCGAAGAAAACGAATCCCACCAGGAGTAGTACCGCCGCGGTACCCGGGGCATCCGCGCCCATGGTCAATGGCACACTGCTTGCATCAAAGGCGCCGATACCTTTGACTTTGCCGGAACACGCCATGCCGGAACTACTCATTACTCCCAGCCTGTCGCCGACGCCAGCAGCATCCGGCACCATGATGGCCTCCGTCGGTGATGAAGCCACCTCGCCAGGGCCCACCTTTGCCACCTTGCTACAGGCCCGACTGGCCCCCTCGGACACATCCTCCAGACTGAAACAGTTGGGCGCCCTGCTGGTCACGGGCATGCCCTCCCCCGGGGACGCCGCCCCGGCAACACCAACGGACTTGAGCACCCTGCCGGAGGTCGCCACCGCCCCGGGCGGCCTGGCGGCGCTGATCGCCGCCCTGTTCCAGCAGCAAACAGTCAATTCCATATCGCCCACATCGGCCGAGCCCCTGAACGCGGAGCACGACGAACCAGTCACCGATGCCTTGCTGGCTGAGCTATTCATGGCGGACCCAACGATCACGGCCGGCGCCATCCCGCTAGCCCCACCAGTGCAAACTCCTCCCGTGGTCGCGACTGTCCAGGCCGAGGAGAATTCCCTGCCAGGGGAAACGCTGACCGAATCAATACCAAAGCTGGAGGGAGAGCCTCTGACACAAGCCCATGGAGCCACGACTCCGACGGTTAGCGACGAGTCCAGCCCGGCAAAAGGTGGCGCAGCCCCGACCACTGCGGCAATAGTTGCCGACACGAAGGCCGTTGCACCGGAAATAGCGCCGGTTGAGATCAAAGTTTCATCTGATAGTTCCGGCCAGTTTCAGGAACTGCTTGCCGCAGCCCAGGGTGCCCAACATGCAGCCAAGGGACAAGGCACCGCTCCCGTCGTGACCACCCATGTCGAAACCCCGGTGGGGAATCCGGGGTGGGGCAATGAAGTGGGCGACAGGCTGGTCTGGATGGCCCATCGAGCCGACAGCCGGGCGGAACTGGTGCTAAACCCGCCTCAGATGGGACGGATCGAGGTTTCGATCACCCTGAACGGCGATCAGGCCAACGCGGTATTCATCTCGGCCAGTCAGGCAGTACGTGACGCCCTGGAAGGTGCCCTGCCGCGCCTCAGGGAAGTACTGGCCGATGCCGGCATTCAACTGGACCAGACCCATGTGGGCGCGGATTCTCCCGGAAACGCGTCAAACAACGGTGAATCGGGCGATAATTCGCGCCGCCGGGGTGGGCAGAACGGGCAAGAATTCACTCCAGGGATAGTGCCGATTGTCTCCACCCCATCCCGCTGGCAGACGGCGGGAACAGGTCTGGTGGATACCTTCGCATAGCGATTCGTGATCACATGCCGCAAAGGATGAACGATGGCTGAAGAAAAAAATCCAGAGGAACAGGCACCGCCGGCAAAACGGGGGAAACTGCTGATCTTTATCATCATTGGCGTCGTTGTCGTGGTGCTGATCGGCGGATTGGGCGCATTCTTTTTACTGAAGAACAAGCCAGCCGCAGACGGTGCGGAAGATGAAATGGCGGCCGAAATCGACCATGGCTCGAAAAAAGACGGAAAGGAAACACCTCCCGTCTACGTGAAACTTGAAACCTTCACCACCAATCTGGCGGTTGAGGACCCGGCCGGACCCCAGACCGCACAGTACGTACAAGCCGTGGTGGAATTGAAAGTGGAAGACGTGGCTGAGGGCGAAGTCATCAAGCAGTACATGCCCGAGATCCGCAATGGTGTCCTGCGGCTGCTCTCCAGCAAGAAGGCGTCGCAACTTGCCAGTGTCGAAGGCAAGGATGCCCTGGCGGCGGAAATTCGCAGCACGGTCAATGGCGTGGTTAACCCCTCACCGAAAAAAGGTGCCAAGGGGGGAGCTCAGGGTCCCGTCAGCGTGGTTCTCTTC from the Denitratisoma oestradiolicum genome contains:
- the fliI gene encoding flagellar protein export ATPase FliI, whose product is MNPKALGEYLFQCREHVGQSTPFIVAGRLTRINGLVMEAAGLRLPLGSGCRIQAPGISSVEAEVVGFNGERLFMMPAEDVYGLAPGALVTPEEPPPTPPRVNHPVPLQRRLRDRAKHLPVGDGLLGRVLDGNGRPLDTLGALDSRDSRSLASRPLNPLLREPIRHSMDVGIRAINSLLTVGRGQRLGLFAGSGVGKSVLLGMMARYTEAEVIVVGLIGERGREVKEFIEQNLGAEGLARSVVVAAPADVSPLMRLQGASYATAIAEYFRDQGRQVLLIMDSLTRYAMAQREIALAIGEPPVTRGYPPSVFARLPALVERAGNGPEGGGSITAFYTVLAEGDDQQDPIADSARAILDGHIVLNRSLADAGHYPAIDIEQSISRAMTNLIDDKHLEQVRQFKQLYSRYQRARDLLAVGAYAAGSDPLLDRAIALYPRLEAFLQQGIGERADYRASRSALNGLFS
- the fliJ gene encoding flagellar export protein FliJ, whose translation is MSTRFPLQTLLDLSQMRLDETTRRLGELIAGEQEAAQRLEMLIQYRAEYNGRFIEAAQNGLGRDQWRNFQSFLDRLDTAIDQARDAVSLSQQRTAAGQQEWLSKRGQVKAYDTLAERHEDRQRHAEHRQDQKAQDEHAARRPEENESHQE
- a CDS encoding flagellar hook-length control protein FliK, yielding MPELLITPSLSPTPAASGTMMASVGDEATSPGPTFATLLQARLAPSDTSSRLKQLGALLVTGMPSPGDAAPATPTDLSTLPEVATAPGGLAALIAALFQQQTVNSISPTSAEPLNAEHDEPVTDALLAELFMADPTITAGAIPLAPPVQTPPVVATVQAEENSLPGETLTESIPKLEGEPLTQAHGATTPTVSDESSPAKGGAAPTTAAIVADTKAVAPEIAPVEIKVSSDSSGQFQELLAAAQGAQHAAKGQGTAPVVTTHVETPVGNPGWGNEVGDRLVWMAHRADSRAELVLNPPQMGRIEVSITLNGDQANAVFISASQAVRDALEGALPRLREVLADAGIQLDQTHVGADSPGNASNNGESGDNSRRRGGQNGQEFTPGIVPIVSTPSRWQTAGTGLVDTFA
- a CDS encoding flagellar basal body-associated FliL family protein; the encoded protein is MAEEKNPEEQAPPAKRGKLLIFIIIGVVVVVLIGGLGAFFLLKNKPAADGAEDEMAAEIDHGSKKDGKETPPVYVKLETFTTNLAVEDPAGPQTAQYVQAVVELKVEDVAEGEVIKQYMPEIRNGVLRLLSSKKASQLASVEGKDALAAEIRSTVNGVVNPSPKKGAKGGAQGPVSVVLFSSFIIQ